In the Paenibacillus pabuli genome, one interval contains:
- a CDS encoding GntR family transcriptional regulator, with product MKILISNASSDPIYMQILTQIRQSILSGELVAGDSLPSIRQLAKDLQVSVITTKRVYEELEKEKLIDSVVGKGCFVSGANQDFIREQRLKRLEEKMLEIIRESKELSMTKQDVIDHFTLLIEEETSP from the coding sequence ATTAAAATTCTGATATCCAACGCATCGAGCGATCCAATCTATATGCAGATTTTGACCCAGATACGACAAAGTATCTTAAGTGGGGAGTTGGTTGCGGGAGATAGTCTTCCCTCGATAAGGCAGCTCGCGAAGGATCTGCAAGTTAGCGTGATTACCACCAAACGAGTCTATGAAGAGCTGGAAAAAGAGAAACTGATCGATTCCGTTGTAGGCAAAGGGTGTTTTGTCTCAGGTGCCAACCAGGATTTTATTCGGGAGCAGCGGTTGAAACGACTGGAAGAGAAAATGCTGGAGATTATTCGGGAGAGTAAGGAACTAAGCATGACTAAGCAAGATGTAATTGATCATTTCACTTTGTTGATTGAGGAGGAAACTTCACCATGA
- a CDS encoding PQQ-binding-like beta-propeller repeat protein, translating into MPIKQTKLQTKKRKYHQYVRALSGLTAALIAVSGGYTAMPSQALAEKADISIYNWNSYSKFTVPEIKPSWTVKVDNDSDMNENNVGQQAAAEDGKVFAFSKSKLVAWDAATGKQLWTYGNDLTPSIVYDNGILYGLSSNHKPYAVNAKTGKALWQSGTSTWIDTRERTEALIPTADTLYVIKGSTTFSFDRKTGKLRWKADEAMAEGNGTAYLQESDGVVLRTFFVQGALTSVQLNAYDKKTGKKLWSEFGQGEAIQVKNGLVYSVDYYSPLLVDYQSIPDRKLQINAYNVKNGALKGTLEFNWKMPGDPPYERGQGSVLASEGNLYVEQAGLIAEYDLDTYKNGDAPSRTFSRPGGVNGELVGIVQGRLIYRDSVTDSELKGLKLVNGSAVQWNGDAPVSQVSIYGKGMYRAQRNGTLLGINLLTSQPVFRVKTGADLHEATLKTGGMIIIQAEGKLIGVKLPASLK; encoded by the coding sequence ATGCCGATTAAGCAGACTAAATTACAAACAAAGAAACGTAAATATCATCAATACGTTCGCGCCCTTTCAGGGTTAACCGCTGCCCTAATCGCCGTTAGCGGAGGGTACACCGCGATGCCTTCTCAGGCTTTGGCGGAGAAAGCGGATATTTCCATTTACAATTGGAATTCATATTCCAAATTTACAGTGCCTGAAATTAAACCTTCCTGGACAGTGAAGGTAGACAACGACTCGGATATGAATGAAAACAACGTGGGGCAACAGGCGGCTGCAGAAGACGGTAAGGTATTTGCTTTTTCAAAAAGCAAACTGGTCGCATGGGATGCAGCTACAGGCAAGCAGCTGTGGACGTATGGTAATGATCTGACACCTAGCATCGTTTATGATAACGGCATACTGTATGGCCTGTCCTCGAATCATAAGCCATATGCTGTGAATGCCAAGACAGGAAAGGCATTATGGCAATCGGGCACATCCACGTGGATAGATACACGCGAGCGTACAGAAGCGCTAATTCCTACTGCAGATACACTTTATGTAATCAAGGGAAGCACCACGTTTTCTTTTGATCGCAAGACAGGCAAGCTGCGATGGAAGGCTGATGAGGCAATGGCTGAAGGAAATGGTACCGCTTATCTTCAGGAATCGGATGGAGTTGTACTGCGAACGTTCTTCGTACAGGGCGCATTAACTTCTGTGCAGCTGAATGCTTATGATAAGAAAACCGGGAAAAAATTGTGGAGTGAATTTGGTCAGGGAGAAGCGATTCAAGTGAAGAATGGACTCGTGTACTCTGTTGATTATTACTCTCCGCTTCTAGTCGATTATCAGTCGATTCCGGATCGGAAATTACAGATAAATGCCTATAATGTTAAGAACGGTGCATTGAAAGGAACCTTAGAATTCAATTGGAAAATGCCCGGTGACCCGCCATATGAGCGCGGTCAGGGAAGTGTGTTGGCAAGTGAAGGCAATCTTTATGTTGAACAAGCCGGCCTAATTGCTGAGTACGATCTGGATACTTACAAAAATGGCGATGCTCCATCAAGGACGTTTAGTCGTCCTGGCGGGGTTAACGGAGAGCTGGTGGGCATAGTTCAGGGGCGTCTTATTTACAGAGACTCTGTTACAGATAGTGAATTAAAGGGCCTCAAGCTGGTGAATGGCAGTGCGGTTCAGTGGAATGGCGATGCTCCTGTGTCCCAGGTTAGTATATATGGCAAAGGGATGTATCGTGCGCAGCGCAATGGTACACTGCTTGGAATCAACTTGCTGACAAGTCAGCCTGTGTTTCGTGTGAAAACCGGTGCTGACTTACACGAAGCAACGTTGAAGACCGGTGGCATGATCATCATACAGGCCGAAGGCAAACTGATTGGCGTCAAACTGCCGGCCTCTCTCAAATAA
- a CDS encoding AMP-dependent synthetase and ligase, whose protein sequence is MNQFSQSQQITQLAQQLTQQTQQASMQYQQLLRQEQSNAQQLEQLAQREQQAAHIIQTALQGHQTAIQQLQQIANLAQQLANTTQHASFVDQPYNNPVIGSPSPSFGQFLNQPRQ, encoded by the coding sequence TTGAATCAATTTTCACAGTCCCAACAAATTACCCAATTGGCTCAACAGCTCACGCAGCAAACACAGCAAGCATCCATGCAGTATCAACAGCTGCTGAGACAAGAGCAAAGCAATGCCCAACAGCTTGAGCAACTCGCTCAACGTGAACAGCAAGCTGCTCATATTATCCAGACAGCACTTCAAGGGCACCAAACGGCTATCCAACAATTACAACAAATCGCTAACCTTGCCCAACAATTGGCGAACACGACTCAACATGCATCCTTCGTGGATCAACCATACAACAACCCTGTAATTGGTTCGCCTTCGCCATCCTTCGGGCAGTTTTTAAACCAACCTCGTCAATAA
- a CDS encoding manganese catalase family protein has product MFFYREDLINMIVPDKPDPAAAKVLQETLGGQFGEMRTMMQFFFQSSNFRGKATQYRDLLRGIFLEELSHIELVQQTINQLLTGAGAEGAGDAGIDGAPLDEAIKHANPHHYIMGAQSSLPVDAAGNPWLGNYVYDHGNLVSNLLDNVVLESTGVLQKTRIYEMSTNKAFRETLGFLIVRDNAHQNAFAKALETLGVNWGKIFPIPNYDINKYPECQKYVDLGFHNAQFNFRLDHTRIAEIYSGQSPSRNGGELQVIDPPQGFPLPYMPELPNEHSPGIYDLNA; this is encoded by the coding sequence ATGTTTTTTTATAGAGAAGACCTGATCAACATGATCGTTCCGGACAAGCCGGATCCGGCCGCAGCCAAAGTGTTACAGGAAACGTTGGGCGGACAATTTGGAGAAATGCGAACCATGATGCAGTTTTTCTTTCAAAGCAGCAACTTCAGAGGGAAAGCAACACAGTACAGAGATTTGCTGCGCGGTATTTTTCTCGAGGAGTTAAGCCACATTGAATTAGTGCAGCAAACGATAAACCAATTGTTGACCGGAGCAGGTGCAGAAGGAGCAGGAGATGCGGGTATCGACGGCGCTCCACTCGACGAAGCCATTAAGCACGCGAACCCACATCATTACATTATGGGTGCTCAAAGCTCATTGCCTGTAGATGCAGCTGGAAATCCGTGGCTTGGTAATTATGTGTATGATCATGGCAATCTGGTCAGCAACTTGCTGGATAACGTTGTGCTGGAATCGACGGGAGTATTACAAAAAACAAGAATCTATGAAATGAGCACGAACAAAGCGTTCCGTGAAACTTTGGGTTTCCTGATTGTTCGTGATAATGCGCATCAAAATGCCTTTGCCAAAGCGCTGGAAACGTTAGGTGTTAACTGGGGTAAAATATTCCCGATTCCGAACTACGATATCAACAAATACCCGGAATGCCAGAAGTACGTTGATCTTGGCTTCCATAATGCCCAGTTTAACTTCCGTTTGGATCATACCCGAATTGCTGAAATATATAGTGGTCAATCACCTAGTCGCAATGGTGGGGAACTTCAGGTTATCGACCCTCCACAGGGATTCCCGCTACCGTATATGCCGGAACTTCCGAATGAGCATAGCCCGGGTATATATGATTTGAACGCTTAA
- a CDS encoding DUF3231 family protein, with the protein MGILSGNPKNEPMHYGEIFSVWQCSMVAKGSVSCYQAYLNHAGDKDLKKILDDLLDQAKLEAKECDTLLTENGIAPAPTLPERPPVKLEDIPAGARFTDPEIAAKVAADTSLGLVAASQAMGQSIREDIGALFAKYHLTKTALGVRILQLTKEKGWLVPPPLQIKRPDSDQA; encoded by the coding sequence ATGGGTATTTTAAGCGGCAATCCCAAAAATGAACCAATGCATTACGGAGAAATTTTCAGTGTGTGGCAATGCTCCATGGTAGCCAAAGGATCAGTATCCTGTTATCAAGCATACTTAAATCATGCCGGTGATAAGGATTTGAAGAAAATTCTCGATGATTTGTTGGATCAGGCCAAACTTGAAGCTAAAGAATGCGATACTCTCTTAACTGAAAACGGAATTGCTCCTGCCCCAACCTTGCCGGAAAGACCTCCTGTAAAATTGGAAGATATCCCGGCTGGTGCAAGATTCACGGATCCTGAAATTGCGGCTAAAGTGGCAGCAGATACATCATTAGGTCTGGTCGCGGCGAGTCAAGCCATGGGACAATCCATTAGAGAAGATATCGGCGCATTATTCGCCAAGTATCACCTCACCAAAACGGCACTAGGTGTTCGTATTTTGCAGTTGACGAAAGAAAAGGGCTGGCTCGTCCCTCCACCTCTTCAAATCAAAAGACCTGATTCTGACCAAGCATAA
- a CDS encoding manganese catalase family protein: MFRHQKELQFEVKVDRPDPVFARQVQEVLGGQFGEMTVMMQYLFQGFNCRGEEKYKDMLMDIGTEEIGHVEMLCALISQLLDGATPVEQQKAAEDPVTAAIMGGINPQHLLVSGLGGLPTNSTGVPWNGSYIVASGNLLADMRSNLHAESQGRLQVARLYHMTTDEGVRATFRKMLARDRYHQYQWMAAIQELEEKNGVVVPASFPPEAEQESQPEAYEFWNLSEGTESSEGLWAKGSAPDGTGDFVYISNPVPKGQVYEPAIPATELHHDLDGKASDK; this comes from the coding sequence ATGTTTAGACATCAGAAGGAACTACAATTCGAAGTAAAAGTAGATCGCCCGGATCCCGTATTTGCTCGTCAAGTCCAGGAAGTATTGGGTGGACAGTTCGGGGAAATGACCGTTATGATGCAGTACCTATTTCAAGGATTTAATTGTCGGGGCGAAGAAAAATACAAGGATATGCTCATGGATATCGGCACAGAGGAAATTGGCCACGTCGAAATGCTCTGCGCATTGATCAGCCAGCTGCTGGACGGCGCCACTCCAGTGGAACAACAAAAAGCAGCTGAGGATCCCGTTACTGCTGCCATCATGGGAGGGATCAACCCTCAACACCTGCTGGTAAGCGGACTAGGCGGCTTGCCTACGAACTCTACCGGCGTACCTTGGAATGGTTCATATATTGTGGCAAGTGGCAACCTTCTTGCAGACATGCGCTCCAACCTGCATGCCGAAAGTCAGGGCCGTTTACAGGTCGCAAGACTCTATCACATGACCACCGATGAAGGCGTTCGTGCAACGTTCCGCAAAATGCTGGCACGCGACCGTTATCATCAATATCAATGGATGGCGGCGATTCAGGAACTGGAAGAAAAGAACGGAGTGGTTGTTCCAGCATCCTTCCCACCTGAAGCCGAGCAGGAATCTCAGCCAGAAGCCTATGAGTTCTGGAATCTCTCTGAAGGCACTGAATCCAGCGAAGGTTTATGGGCTAAAGGAAGCGCACCCGATGGTACCGGAGACTTCGTGTATATCTCCAATCCGGTTCCTAAAGGACAAGTCTATGAACCTGCCATTCCGGCAACAGAACTTCATCATGACCTGGATGGTAAAGCGAGCGATAAATAA
- a CDS encoding spore coat protein has product MATKELALHEKLEIHELLTLKTSCATKAVTMLELVKDDKLKSLIEDDLDNSSKAIEELKSLLK; this is encoded by the coding sequence ATGGCGACGAAGGAACTTGCTTTGCACGAGAAACTCGAAATTCATGAACTGCTTACTTTGAAAACATCATGTGCCACCAAAGCCGTAACCATGCTGGAACTTGTCAAAGACGATAAATTGAAATCCTTAATTGAAGATGATTTGGACAACTCTTCCAAAGCAATTGAAGAATTGAAATCCCTATTAAAATAA
- a CDS encoding spore coat protein: protein MTTTKTKEMLVKAIAPMDDLAIATDLLLSAKSAVRTYAIALTETATPRVRKVLKAQLDTAVDTHQKIADYMIKNEMYHPYNIDEQVEHDLEKSDKALQLVDSN from the coding sequence ATGACTACGACCAAAACGAAAGAAATGCTGGTTAAGGCTATTGCCCCAATGGATGATTTGGCGATTGCTACCGATCTGCTTCTGTCTGCCAAATCAGCAGTACGCACGTATGCCATTGCTCTTACCGAAACGGCGACACCAAGAGTCCGGAAAGTACTAAAAGCCCAGCTCGATACAGCAGTCGACACCCATCAAAAAATCGCCGATTACATGATCAAAAACGAAATGTACCATCCATATAATATCGACGAACAAGTTGAGCATGATTTGGAAAAGTCTGATAAAGCTTTACAATTGGTGGATTCTAACTAA
- a CDS encoding GerAB/ArcD/ProY family transporter — MTTANSLRISELAVCLSLFEVGSTTLFLMGGEAKQDAWLAMLAGALAGLLLLLIHLGIHHQEPELDLFLLFRRYMGKIMGTILNLMFVGYFAYEASRNLRDLSEVTVLTLLNRTPMWLITVITILVVSNTVRYGYRVLFLMCMILFPMMLLGYTLISILIPSTGIFHAELVLPVLENGWKPIVKAAFPEIISFPFGQVVLFLVFYPYARKGRNFNKVVITAYIVTALALTFINQLIIFVLGPQIATYSALPLLETVQMIELTEVFERMDALFTMLLFLGLGIKIAAFFHGAVIGLERVTGVSYKKWVFAVGVLLCGLSFLSPTYTEHIEVGRGVTLNYSSPVFQIFLPVLLFVVILFKKRMNKKTTP, encoded by the coding sequence ATGACCACAGCTAATTCTCTTCGCATATCGGAACTGGCTGTTTGTCTTTCCCTATTTGAAGTTGGAAGTACAACTTTATTTCTAATGGGTGGGGAAGCCAAACAGGATGCGTGGTTAGCCATGCTTGCAGGGGCTCTAGCCGGGTTGTTATTGTTACTTATTCATCTCGGAATTCATCATCAGGAACCTGAATTGGATTTGTTTCTATTGTTTCGTCGTTATATGGGTAAAATCATGGGAACCATACTTAACTTGATGTTTGTGGGTTATTTTGCTTATGAGGCTTCCCGAAACTTACGTGATTTAAGTGAAGTCACCGTATTGACTCTGCTAAACAGAACACCCATGTGGCTTATCACCGTGATCACGATCCTGGTCGTCTCCAATACAGTACGATACGGATACCGTGTACTGTTTCTTATGTGTATGATTTTGTTTCCTATGATGCTGCTGGGATATACCTTGATCAGCATATTGATTCCTTCAACAGGCATTTTTCATGCCGAACTGGTATTACCTGTTTTGGAGAATGGATGGAAACCCATTGTCAAAGCTGCATTTCCTGAAATCATTTCCTTTCCGTTCGGACAGGTTGTTTTATTTCTGGTTTTTTATCCATATGCTCGTAAAGGCAGGAATTTTAATAAAGTCGTGATCACTGCTTATATCGTAACTGCGCTTGCTCTAACATTTATTAATCAACTTATTATTTTTGTCCTAGGTCCTCAGATTGCTACGTATAGCGCTCTGCCGCTTCTCGAAACGGTTCAAATGATTGAATTGACTGAGGTGTTCGAGCGGATGGATGCACTATTTACTATGCTTCTATTTTTAGGGTTAGGTATTAAAATTGCCGCCTTCTTTCATGGGGCTGTTATAGGTCTCGAAAGAGTAACAGGAGTCAGTTACAAGAAGTGGGTATTTGCGGTAGGGGTCCTTCTATGTGGTTTGTCATTCTTGTCACCGACTTATACTGAACATATAGAAGTCGGTCGGGGGGTTACGTTGAATTATTCTTCTCCCGTATTTCAAATCTTCCTTCCCGTATTGTTATTTGTAGTTATCCTCTTTAAAAAAAGAATGAACAAAAAAACGACTCCGTGA
- a CDS encoding Ger(x)C family spore germination protein, translating to MIPVNRRHMFLVLMWVTLLGGCGNRTEMNDLGITSATGFDKHNGNWRITYQVIVPPASSTSGSSGGGSQSTVTTFTSQGKTIREAVAQSSVENPKKLYFAHTNVLVIGEKAAEQGISEILDNYYRNIEPRQTVKMLIADGEAKDYLNKMVPPEKNPGRALSDILQRDHERGSYYPLVNLHEFAMKISSDSGAAGVPIVTVKGQDHKKIENIDVFKETSSPAKLRLEGLSVFSKDKKIGKLSQSESLGVAWLTDQVKRTNLRYAGENGEINSFLVRKATVKTKPIKTGSRYTVRVDAKVSGELDESTSKKKISSTEGIHALQHQAEQLIEAQMMEGWKATQQLKVDLLGIGNKIHQHQPKDWKSLKESWPEELRNMDININVNVSVRRIGLLQDSFSKLLGSE from the coding sequence GTGATTCCTGTGAATAGACGACACATGTTTTTAGTGCTTATGTGGGTAACTTTACTTGGAGGTTGTGGTAATCGGACTGAAATGAACGATCTAGGCATTACATCAGCAACGGGGTTTGATAAACATAACGGAAACTGGAGGATCACCTATCAGGTTATTGTACCACCAGCGAGCAGTACAAGCGGATCCTCAGGGGGGGGCTCTCAGTCTACCGTGACCACCTTTACTTCTCAAGGAAAAACGATCAGAGAAGCTGTTGCCCAAAGCAGTGTAGAAAATCCAAAAAAATTATACTTTGCACATACCAACGTGTTAGTAATCGGGGAAAAAGCAGCAGAGCAGGGAATTTCGGAAATTCTTGACAATTACTATCGTAATATTGAACCCCGCCAAACCGTAAAGATGCTTATCGCTGATGGGGAGGCCAAAGATTATCTGAATAAAATGGTTCCACCGGAGAAGAACCCAGGTCGTGCCCTATCCGATATCTTACAACGAGATCATGAGCGGGGATCATACTATCCTCTAGTTAACCTACACGAATTTGCGATGAAAATCTCTTCTGACAGCGGAGCGGCCGGGGTACCCATCGTAACGGTCAAAGGTCAGGATCATAAAAAAATAGAAAATATAGATGTTTTTAAAGAGACTTCATCACCAGCCAAGTTAAGACTGGAGGGATTAAGCGTGTTCTCTAAGGACAAGAAAATCGGAAAGCTAAGCCAAAGTGAAAGCTTGGGGGTAGCTTGGCTAACGGATCAAGTGAAAAGGACGAACCTTAGATATGCAGGTGAAAATGGGGAAATCAACTCGTTTCTAGTTCGAAAAGCAACAGTAAAGACGAAGCCGATCAAGACGGGCTCCCGTTATACCGTTCGTGTAGATGCGAAAGTGAGCGGAGAGCTGGATGAGAGCACTTCCAAGAAAAAAATCTCGTCCACAGAAGGTATCCATGCGTTACAGCATCAGGCTGAACAGCTGATCGAAGCACAGATGATGGAAGGCTGGAAGGCAACTCAGCAACTAAAAGTGGACCTATTGGGGATTGGAAACAAAATTCATCAGCATCAACCCAAAGACTGGAAGTCACTAAAAGAATCCTGGCCAGAAGAACTAAGAAACATGGACATTAACATTAATGTGAATGTTAGCGTCAGAAGAATAGGATTACTTCAGGACTCTTTTAGCAAATTGCTTGGATCCGAATAA
- a CDS encoding spore germination protein codes for MLFRWIKNIFQPQTQKGGEVQQKQKQYSEKLDPSLQNKLSSIKKAFEYSPDFVARDFPGSAANGTSLAVCYIEGLTDSTLLVELMENVTQFVNTSPPFEEQPADVLVRKILPTGNIENVDSPQQVYQALLTGNVVILIDGVQQVITVPLAGGERRAVQEPTSQTVVRGPKEGFTEEITTNITLIRRKIRTPDLKFQMHIIGERTQTSIAVAYIQGIAKSEVVEEVMKRLSSINTDSILESGYIEEFIQDAPLSPFPTLLNTERPDTVAGSLLDGQVAILVDGTPFALIAPVTFFNFFQTTEDYYQRYDISTFLRTIRFLSFLVSLLLPSTFIALTTFQQEMIPTTLLITLAAQREGVPFPALLEALLMEITFEVIREAGVRMPRAIGPAISIVGALVIGQAAVEAGLVSGAMVIVVSFTAISNFVIPYFSMATAVRLMRFPFMILAGTLGLFGILAGAVPLLAHLVSLKSFGVDYLMPFSPFYKSNMKDLILRVPWWAMKTRPSEKADSNKTRQAPHQYPAGSDNAISSINESDASE; via the coding sequence ATGCTGTTTCGGTGGATTAAAAATATATTTCAACCTCAAACTCAGAAGGGGGGAGAAGTCCAGCAGAAACAAAAACAGTATTCTGAAAAGTTGGATCCATCACTACAAAATAAACTTAGTTCTATTAAAAAAGCATTTGAATATAGTCCTGATTTTGTGGCTCGTGATTTCCCTGGATCTGCTGCAAACGGGACCTCTCTAGCCGTTTGTTACATTGAAGGTTTGACAGATTCCACCCTGTTAGTTGAGCTTATGGAGAATGTCACGCAATTTGTTAACACATCTCCACCATTTGAAGAACAACCAGCAGATGTATTAGTGAGAAAAATCTTACCTACAGGAAATATCGAAAACGTGGATTCACCGCAACAGGTCTATCAAGCCTTATTAACCGGAAATGTGGTTATTCTTATTGACGGTGTACAACAAGTTATAACAGTTCCCCTTGCTGGAGGGGAAAGAAGGGCAGTGCAGGAACCAACATCCCAGACGGTGGTTAGGGGGCCAAAGGAAGGATTTACGGAGGAAATTACCACCAATATAACCTTGATTCGGCGAAAAATTCGGACTCCTGATTTGAAGTTTCAAATGCACATTATTGGAGAGCGCACCCAAACGTCAATTGCAGTGGCCTATATTCAAGGGATCGCCAAGTCAGAAGTGGTTGAAGAAGTCATGAAGAGACTAAGTTCCATCAATACGGACAGTATACTTGAGAGTGGGTACATAGAAGAATTTATACAGGACGCACCTCTTTCGCCCTTTCCTACTTTGCTAAACACAGAACGCCCAGATACAGTAGCCGGCAGTTTGCTGGATGGACAAGTAGCCATTCTTGTTGATGGAACCCCTTTTGCCCTGATTGCTCCAGTCACCTTTTTCAACTTTTTTCAGACCACAGAAGATTACTACCAGCGTTATGATATCTCCACTTTTTTGAGAACCATTCGGTTTTTGTCTTTTTTAGTCTCTTTATTGCTGCCATCTACGTTCATTGCTTTAACTACGTTCCAGCAAGAAATGATACCCACCACATTATTAATCACTCTGGCAGCTCAGCGGGAAGGCGTCCCTTTTCCTGCGTTACTTGAAGCCTTGCTTATGGAAATTACATTTGAGGTTATTCGTGAGGCAGGTGTTCGGATGCCGCGAGCGATTGGACCGGCGATCTCTATTGTCGGTGCATTGGTTATTGGTCAAGCTGCAGTAGAAGCTGGACTGGTTTCGGGAGCGATGGTTATTGTGGTATCCTTCACGGCCATATCGAACTTTGTTATTCCATATTTCAGCATGGCGACAGCAGTCCGGTTAATGCGTTTTCCATTTATGATACTGGCAGGTACCCTTGGTTTGTTCGGCATATTGGCAGGTGCAGTGCCGCTGTTGGCTCATTTGGTGTCACTAAAGTCATTCGGAGTTGATTACTTAATGCCATTCAGTCCATTTTACAAATCGAACATGAAAGATCTCATCTTGCGGGTTCCATGGTGGGCCATGAAGACAAGACCGAGTGAAAAAGCGGATTCAAACAAAACAAGGCAAGCTCCGCATCAATATCCGGCAGGTTCAGACAATGCCATAAGCAGTATAAACGAATCTGATGCTAGCGAGTAA
- a CDS encoding LysE family transporter, translating into MLLGYIFLGISLSAPIGPINAAQLDKGIRGGFMPAWFVGLGAIAADIIYMLLVYFGVIHLLDLPFVKAFLWLFGFFVLVYTGVESIKNAGNLTQTELRGNESVLSKSFMSGFLMSLFNPLSIMFWLGIYGSILAKAVNDSTLEQTLINSGAVILGILIWDIFMAAAASLFRKYLTSGVLKAISIISGLSLIGFGCYFGAKAVQFLFFI; encoded by the coding sequence ATGTTACTAGGTTATATTTTTCTGGGGATTTCGTTATCCGCCCCGATCGGTCCCATCAATGCCGCACAGTTGGACAAGGGTATTCGAGGTGGATTCATGCCTGCCTGGTTTGTTGGGTTGGGTGCGATTGCCGCTGATATCATTTACATGCTGCTCGTCTATTTCGGTGTAATTCATTTGCTGGATCTCCCATTTGTAAAGGCTTTCTTGTGGTTATTCGGCTTTTTTGTGCTGGTGTATACCGGTGTGGAAAGCATCAAAAATGCAGGGAACCTAACTCAAACAGAGTTGAGAGGGAATGAATCAGTGCTATCCAAATCGTTCATGAGCGGATTTCTCATGTCACTGTTCAATCCCCTATCCATCATGTTCTGGCTTGGCATTTATGGATCCATTCTGGCTAAGGCTGTGAACGATTCAACCTTGGAGCAGACGCTAATCAACAGTGGAGCCGTTATTCTGGGCATCCTGATCTGGGATATATTCATGGCCGCCGCTGCGAGTTTATTCCGAAAGTACCTTACCTCAGGAGTTCTAAAAGCGATATCCATCATCTCTGGACTCTCACTTATTGGTTTCGGGTGTTATTTTGGAGCCAAAGCCGTCCAGTTTCTTTTTTTCATTTAA